GCGCGCGACTTCAAGAAGCTCAGCATGTCCTGTCAGGTCATCGACATGTCGCGTCGATACGGCTGGATGATCGCCCTCACGCGCGAAGACCACATCTGCTCGCTCGGCATCACGGCCATCGGCTTCGACAGGCCGCTGCCCATCTACAACGTGGGCACCCTCTGCGAAGGCATGTACACGGAGACCAAGGAGGCGGGCCAGCGCTCGGAGGCCGCCATCGACAAGTTCTCCCCCGGCGAGTACGAGACCCTCCTCGTCGCCCCCCTCGATCGCGCGACCTTCGAGCCGCACGTGGTCTGTATCTACGCCAACCCCGCCCAGGTCATGCGACTGACCCAGGCCGCGCTGTGGAAGCGCGGGGGGCGGCTCGCCTCGTCCTTCGAGGGACGCGCGGTGTGCGCCGACATCATCGTGACGACCATGCAGACGGGCGAGCCGCAGGTGATCCTGCCGTGCTCCGGCGATCGCATCTTTGGCCAGACGCAAGACCACGAGATGGCCTTCTCCATCCCGTGGGCTCGCATGGAGGAGATCGTCGAAGGCCTACGCGGCACCCACAACGGCGGCATCCGCTATCCGATCACCCAGTTCATGGAGTACGAGGCCAGGCTGCCTCCGCGCTACATGGAGGTCAACCGGCTGTGGGACGTCGAGAAGGGCAAGGCGAGCCTGACCAACCGCGATCGCGTGGTGGCTGCCTACAAGCGCTCCTTCGCCGACCGCGTGCCCGTCTACCCCATCGTGGCGTCCTTCGCGGGCACCCTGGACGGGCTGAGCATCGAGGAGTACTGCACGAGTCCGACCAAGGCCATCACGGCCATGATGAACTACTACGAGCGCTATCAGCCCGATGTGGTCCTCGCCTACAACGACCTGGCCAAGGAGGCCGAGGCCTTCGGCTGCAAGGTCAAGTACTCCGACTACGTGGTGCCCTCGATCGAGGGACACGTGCTCGAGGACAAGGCCAACCTGGCCGCCCTGCGCATGCCGGATCCCTACAAGACGGCGCGCCTCCCCGGCTTCATCGAGCAGTGCGAGGCCCTCGTCAAGGCCGCCCCGCCCGCCGCCATGGGCGCCGTGGCCGTCGGCCCCTGGACCATCGCCATGCTCCTGCGCAATCCGGAGATGATGCTGCTCGACACCTTCGAGGACCCGAAGTTCATCCACGACCTCATGCGGGTGACCACGGACTTCTGCAAGGTGTGGGGGGATGCCATCGCCAAGACCAAGATCGGGCTCAGCTTCTCGGAGCCCACGGCGTCGATCAGCCTCATCTCACCCGACAACTACCGCGAGTTCATCGCGCCCTACCACAAGGAGCTGGTGGAGTACTTCAAGGCCAAGAAGGTGGGCCTGACCACCCACATCTGTGGCACGACCTATCCAATCTTCGAGGACATCATCGGGTGCGGCTTCACCACGGTGTCCTTCGACCTCGACCAGCAGTCGGATCCCAAGCTCCACGTCGACCAGCTCGAGCGCTTCGTGGAGATGGTCAAGGGCCGCGCCGTGGCCATCGGCAATGTGGACGCCACGCGCTTCGAGAAGAGCACCAAGGAGGAGATGGAGGCCGACGTCCGTCGCTGTATCGACGCGGCGGCCAAGCATTCGGGGTTCATCCTGTCGACGTCGTGCGAGATCCCACCGCGCTCGAGCCCCGAGATCGTGAAGTGGTTCATGGATGCGGCGCACGACTTCGGTCGCTACGAGAGAGTCCTCGGCTAGATCAGCTCAGCCCACGCGGGCGGCGGAAACACCAAGGGCGCGACGGGTGACCCGTCGCGCCCTTGCCACTCACGCCCGGAGTCGTCTCACCACTTGAAGGGCTTCTTCGAGGGCGGAACACCGTAGGCGCCGCGATCCCCGCCTCCGAAACCCCCGCCCCCCCGGCCGCCCCCCCGGCCACCACCCCCGCCTCGACCACCGCCTCCGCGCGGCCCGCCGCCCGAGCCGGGAGCCTTGGGCGTCGAGAGATTGACCGTCAGCTTGCGACCGTCGAGGTCCTTGCCATTCAGCTCGGAGATGGCGCGCTGCGCCTCCTCGGCCGTGGCCATCTCGACGAAGCCGAAGCCGCGGGACTGACCGGAGAACTTGTCGGTGATCACCGCCGCCGATTCCACCGTGCCGCACTGGGCGAAATATTCCCGGAGCGTCTCGCTCGTGGTCGAATACGAGAGCCCGCCGACGTAGAGTTTCGATGCCATCTGGATCTCCTTCTCTTGATCTTCCGCCTTGGTGCGCGCCCCAATACTCGGAAGAGCCAATATCGGAGGCGAGGGCGCCGGCTGCGGCGCTGACGGACTCAGTCTACACCATGCATGCGCGCGGCGGCCAGACGGGTTTCTCCTCCACTCATGGCGTCATCCAGCCCGTCGCGCCTGGATGGTGATAGGCGCCGTCGCGGGTGGAGTCCTGAGGTGTTGGCTCGGGCTTGAGGGTCTTGGTCAGTGGGTCGCGGTGCTCGATAACCCGAAGCGTGGCCTCCGTGGCGGCGAGCAGCCCAACCAGCGCGACGCTCAGTCCGAGCGCCGCGGCGAGCAGGACAAGCTTCCCCCGAACGTCGCGCATGGTCGCTATTGGCAGGCCGCCTTCACGGCGGCCGCCGCCCGTGCGGGTCGCGGCACGCTCACCCGCACCGGCCGCTCGGCCTTGGCCAGGAGCTCCCGCACGTCGAAGGGTTGTCGCACCACCCGGAATCCGTGAAGCTCGTACTGCACCTGCTCGTCCATCGCCCCGTCGGCATCGAGCCGGATGACCACGGGCACCCCGGGGATGACCGTGTCGAATAGCTTGGCCAGATCCAGGCCCGAGAGCCGCGCATGAGCCGCCTCGAGCAGAACCAGGGAGATCGGAGCATCGAGCAGGTGGCGAAGGCCGTCGCAGAAGTTGTCCGCGAAGCGAACCGCGATACCGTGCTTCAGACACTGGTTGCCGACCGTTTCGGCCAGGGCCTGATCCGTGTCCATCATCAGAATGCGTGTCATCGGGAATCCTTTCTTTCTCTGTGAAATAACGCACAAGTATAGCAGGTAGGGTGCCAGTAGACCAAGCTCTCTAAGTCTTTGGTTCCGCAGGGGTGTCTAGACGGGTCTCAGGACGCGGCCGGGCAGGTTGCCGGTATGCTCCCCATCCTTAATAACGGTGCGGCCATTGACGAGGACATGCGGGATGCCCGCCGCGTAGCGGTGAGGATCGTCGTAGGTCGCGAGGTCCAGGATGCGCTCGCGCGAGAAGGCCACGATGTCGGCCTTGGCCCCCTGCCTGATGACGCCCCGATCCCTGAGGCCCAGTCGCGCGGCGGGAAGCCCGGTCATCTTGTGTATCGCCGTCTCGAGCGAGAGCACGTGCTCGTCACGTGCGTAGCGGCCGAGCACCCGAGGGAAGGTGCCATAGCTCCGGGGATGGGGCTTGCCCTCGGCCATGGGACCGCTCGCCGCGAGCGACGAGCCGTCGGAGCCGATCATGACGCGCGGGTGGACCAGGGCACGGCGAAGGTCGGCCTCGTCGAGCTGGAAGAGAATGATATTGCCACGTCCTTTCTCTCTCTCGATCACATCGAAGGCGACCTCGACCGGGTCCTTGCCCCAGCGCTTCGCGATCTCGTCGAAGCGGAGGCCCTCAATTTCCGGACGTGACGGCGCGGAGGCGATCATGATGTCGCTCCACTCGAGGCCCCGGGCCAGGACGGGTCCCTGGGCCATGTCCGTCCGGATGCGCCCGCGCGTGGCGGGATCGCGGAGCCGGCCCAGCATGGCCTCGATGCCACCCTCGAGCACCCAGTCAGGCAGGAGCGTCCGGATGGTGGTGCTCGACGCGGTATATGGATAGACGTCGGCCATGACGTCGAGGCCTTCGGTCCGCGCGGCATCGATCAGAGCGAGGGCGTCGCTGACTTTTCCCCAGTGAGCGCGTCCCGCGGCCTTGATGTGGCTCACCTGCACCGACAGTCCGCCCTCCCGTCCGACGCTGATGGCCTCGGCAATCGCGTCGAGGAGGGTGGCCCCTTCACCGCGGATGTGGCTCGCATAGAATCCTCCCGCGGCCGCGGCGCCCTTGGCGATTTCCACGATCTCGGCGGTCTCGGCATAGGAGCCGGGCGCATAGATGAGCCCGGTCGAGAGCCCGCGGGCGCCGTCGGCCATGGCGGCCTCCATGAGGCCCCGCATCATCGCCAGCTCCTTGGCGCTGGGCGGTCGCCGGGCGAAGCCCATGGCGGCCAGCCTCAGGGTGCCGTGACCGATCAGCTGCGCGACGTTGAGGGCGAGCCCTTCGTCCTCGTAGCGGCGAAGGAAGTCCTTGACCGAGCCCCAGGAGAAATCCATGCCGGGCGGAAGGTAGAGGGCGAAGCCCCGCATGTCCTCTCTGAACTCGGCGGATACGGGAGCGGGCGAGAACCCGCAATTGCCCACCACCTCAGTGGTCACTCCCTGGCGGATCTTGGACTCCGCGCGCCGATTGCCGAAGAGCCGCCAGTCCGAATGCGAGTGCATGTCGATGAAACCGGGGGCTACCATGAGGCCGGAGGCGTCCAGGGTCTGTCCCGCAGGCTCGCGCGCGAGGTCACCCACCGCCGCGATGCTCTCGCCGGTAATGCCGACATCCGCGCGCACCGCCGGCGTCCCCGTACCGTCGAAGACGTGGCCGCCCGTGATCTTGAGGTCAAGCACGTGGCGCTTCCTTGAAGCCGATGGCGCGCTCACACCACGCCGCGGCGGCGAAGAGGCGCGCCTCTGACCACGGAGCCCCCGTGAACTGGAAGGCAAAGGGCAGTCCGCTCGGCGCGAGTCCGGTGGGGAGGGAGATCGATGGCATGCCGGCGGAGCTCCACGGCGCGCAGAAGGAGGCGTCGCCCGTGAAGGCCAGGCCCTTGGGCGCGGGGCCCGGCGCCGTCGGAGACACCAGCGCGTCGTAGCGCGAGGCGATGGCGGCCATGTCGGCGCGGAAGGCGCGGCGATGGGCCTGGGCGGCGAGATAGTCCACCGCCCTAACGGTTTGCCCGTCCTTGACGCGCTCGCCCAGGTGCACGGGATACTCGGCAGCGTGGCGCGCGTAGAGATCGCGATGGAAAGCGGCCGCTTCCGCGCGCATCACCGTGTCGCCCGCCTCGGGGAGACCCTCGAAGGAGACCGCGAGTGGCGCGTCGTCGACCTGGGCGCCTGCCGCCCGGAGCGCCTTGAGCGTGGAGTCGATCTGCGCGCGATTCTCGGGCTCGGCCCGGTCGACGAGCGCGCGCAGCACCCCGAGCCGAGGCGCGGCGGGGGACGCGACGGCGCCGACATAGTCGCCGATGGGCATGGCGACGGAATGAGGATCGGCGGCATCGTGCCCGGCCATGATGGCGAGGGCCAGCGCCGCATCCTCGACGGAGCGGCACAGGACGCCGACATGATCCAGGCTCCACGCCAGCGGCACCACGCCGACGGCGCTGATGCGCCCATGCGTCGGCTTGAAGCCCACGACGCCGCAGTAGGCGGCGGGCCGCAGCACCGAGCCCACCGTCTGGGTGCCCAGGGCGAGCGGGGCCATCCGGGACCCTACGACGGCTCCCGAGCCACTCGACGATCCGCCCGGCGTGTGCGCGGGATTCCACGGGTTCCCCGTCTCCGTCGGATCACGGAAGGCAAAGGCCGTCGTCGTGACCTTGCCGAGAATCACCGCGCCGGCCGCTCGCAGTCTGGCCACCGACACCGCATCGACGGTGGCCCGACGATGCGCCCACGGCCCCGCGCCGGCGGTCGTCACGAGACCCGCGGCGTCATAGATGTCCTTGAGGGCCACGGGGACGCCGTGGAGCGGGCCCATGAATCGCCCCTCGCGCGCCTCGATGTCCCGCTGCACGGCGACGCGCGCGGCGGCATCGCGGTCGAGATGCACCCAGGCCTTGAGAATGGGCTCGAGGGCGTCGATACGCTTGAGGCAGGCGGCCAGAAGATTGGAGGGCGACAGGGCGCCCGAGCGAATGCGGCGCGCCGCCTCGGCGGCGGTCACGTCATTGAGATCGGCCATGGAATCTCCTGCGTCGCGAGGTGACTACTGAAGCGCGTCCAAGACTTCGGCCACGACTTCGAAGCGCCCGAAGGAAGGCATGAGATAGGCACCGGCATAGTGGCCCCGAAGGTGGCGAACGAGCTCCTGCGCGGTCTCGATCCCGACGCGAAGGCCCCGCTCGCCCGCCTCGCGCATGCGTCCACGGACGGCGTCGGGAATGGTGATTCCCGGCACCTCGTTGTGCAGGAACTCGGCATGACGGGATGAATGCAGCGGCAAGAGGCCCACGACCACCGGAATGGGTGGGCGCGTGCGAGCGAAGAACCGCTCCAGCACCTCCAGATCGTAGATCGGCTGCGTCTGGCACCAGCGGGCGCCCGCCTCGGCCTTGGCGAGGAAGCGCTCCATCTCCCGGGCAGGATCGGCCGCCGCGGGATCGAGGGCCGCTCCCACGCAGAACGCCGTGGGCTCGCCGACGGAGTTGCCCGTGGCATCCCGTCCCTCGTTCATCTCCGACAAGATGCGGATGAGCCCGATGGCGTCGACGTCGAACACCGCAGTGGCGTTGACGTAGTCGCCGCCCCGGGGCGGATCGCCCGTCATGGCCAGGATGTTCCTGATATCGAGGGCGTGAGCGCCGAGCACGTCGGCCTGGATGCCCATGAGGTTCCGGTCGCGACTCGTGAAGTGCATGTTGATGTCCAGCCCCGTGGCCTCGCGCACGAGAATGGCCGTGGGCAGCACCGACATGCGCACGCGTCCGAGGGAGCCGTCGTTGATGTCCACGATCTCGACCCCGCGCTCCTTGAGGAGCTTGGCCCCCTGGACGAGCTTCTCGATATTGTGCCCGCGCGGGGGATCGAGCTCGACCGTCACGAGGAACTCCCCCGCCTCGAGCTTGCGCTGCAGCAAGGTCGGGGCGGCCGTGGTGACGAGGGCCGGCGTCTCGCGTTCGATCCGCGCGCGTCGTGGCGCGGCCGTCCGGTCACTCCGGCTCGGCACGTGGCGATCCACCGCCTCTCGCATGGCGCGGATATGATCGGCCGTGGTGCCGCAGCAGCCACCCAGGAGACGGGCGCCCGCTCCGATCATCCGCGCGGCGAACTCGGCCATGTAGGCGGGCGAGGAGACATAGATGAGTCGCTCGCCGATGCGCGAGGGCAGGCCGGCATTCGGCTGGATGCTCACGGGCAGCCCGCCCGCCTCGGGCAGCATCTGCTCGAGCACCTCGTACAGCGTGCTCGAGCCGACGGAGCAGTTGGCGCCGAGCCCCTGGATGGGCAGCTCGCGCAGCGTCCTCGTCACCTCGGCGGGTGTGCTGCCGAGGAACGTCACGTGATCCTGGGTAAAGGCTACCGACGCGATGACGGGCAGATCAGTGATGGCCCGGATGGCCTCGACGGCAAGTCTCAGCTCCTGGAGGTCGGAGAAGGTCTCGACCATGAAGGCGTCCACGCCGCCCTCCAGCAGCCCTTCGGCTTGCTCGGCGAAGGCGGCCCTCGCCTCCTCGCTCGTGATCGATCCCAGCGGGGCCAGGTACTTCCCCAGCGGCCCGATGGAGCCGAGGACGAAGACGTCGCGGCCCAGGGTCTCGCGCACGTCCCGCGCCAGCTTGACGCCTCGCAAGTTGATCTCGCGCACCTGCGCGGCGAGGCCGTGGACGCCCAGCTTGAAGCGATTGGCGCCGAAGGTATTCGTCTCGATCCAGTCGGCTCCGGCCTGGATGTACTCGGCGTGAATGCCCTGGACGATCTTGGGCTCGTTGACGTTCAGCACATCGAAGCAGGCATCCAGCGGCACGCCACGCG
The nucleotide sequence above comes from Candidatus Methylomirabilota bacterium. Encoded proteins:
- a CDS encoding D-aminoacylase, coding for MLDLKITGGHVFDGTGTPAVRADVGITGESIAAVGDLAREPAGQTLDASGLMVAPGFIDMHSHSDWRLFGNRRAESKIRQGVTTEVVGNCGFSPAPVSAEFREDMRGFALYLPPGMDFSWGSVKDFLRRYEDEGLALNVAQLIGHGTLRLAAMGFARRPPSAKELAMMRGLMEAAMADGARGLSTGLIYAPGSYAETAEIVEIAKGAAAAGGFYASHIRGEGATLLDAIAEAISVGREGGLSVQVSHIKAAGRAHWGKVSDALALIDAARTEGLDVMADVYPYTASSTTIRTLLPDWVLEGGIEAMLGRLRDPATRGRIRTDMAQGPVLARGLEWSDIMIASAPSRPEIEGLRFDEIAKRWGKDPVEVAFDVIEREKGRGNIILFQLDEADLRRALVHPRVMIGSDGSSLAASGPMAEGKPHPRSYGTFPRVLGRYARDEHVLSLETAIHKMTGLPAARLGLRDRGVIRQGAKADIVAFSRERILDLATYDDPHRYAAGIPHVLVNGRTVIKDGEHTGNLPGRVLRPV
- a CDS encoding amidase, which gives rise to MADLNDVTAAEAARRIRSGALSPSNLLAACLKRIDALEPILKAWVHLDRDAAARVAVQRDIEAREGRFMGPLHGVPVALKDIYDAAGLVTTAGAGPWAHRRATVDAVSVARLRAAGAVILGKVTTTAFAFRDPTETGNPWNPAHTPGGSSSGSGAVVGSRMAPLALGTQTVGSVLRPAAYCGVVGFKPTHGRISAVGVVPLAWSLDHVGVLCRSVEDAALALAIMAGHDAADPHSVAMPIGDYVGAVASPAAPRLGVLRALVDRAEPENRAQIDSTLKALRAAGAQVDDAPLAVSFEGLPEAGDTVMRAEAAAFHRDLYARHAAEYPVHLGERVKDGQTVRAVDYLAAQAHRRAFRADMAAIASRYDALVSPTAPGPAPKGLAFTGDASFCAPWSSAGMPSISLPTGLAPSGLPFAFQFTGAPWSEARLFAAAAWCERAIGFKEAPRA
- a CDS encoding RNA-binding protein, producing MASKLYVGGLSYSTTSETLREYFAQCGTVESAAVITDKFSGQSRGFGFVEMATAEEAQRAISELNGKDLDGRKLTVNLSTPKAPGSGGGPRGGGGRGGGGGRGGGRGGGGFGGGDRGAYGVPPSKKPFKW
- a CDS encoding bifunctional homocysteine S-methyltransferase/methylenetetrahydrofolate reductase; this encodes MSAPFLERLAKHPLLGDGAMGTMLYARGVPLDACFDVLNVNEPKIVQGIHAEYIQAGADWIETNTFGANRFKLGVHGLAAQVREINLRGVKLARDVRETLGRDVFVLGSIGPLGKYLAPLGSITSEEARAAFAEQAEGLLEGGVDAFMVETFSDLQELRLAVEAIRAITDLPVIASVAFTQDHVTFLGSTPAEVTRTLRELPIQGLGANCSVGSSTLYEVLEQMLPEAGGLPVSIQPNAGLPSRIGERLIYVSSPAYMAEFAARMIGAGARLLGGCCGTTADHIRAMREAVDRHVPSRSDRTAAPRRARIERETPALVTTAAPTLLQRKLEAGEFLVTVELDPPRGHNIEKLVQGAKLLKERGVEIVDINDGSLGRVRMSVLPTAILVREATGLDINMHFTSRDRNLMGIQADVLGAHALDIRNILAMTGDPPRGGDYVNATAVFDVDAIGLIRILSEMNEGRDATGNSVGEPTAFCVGAALDPAAADPAREMERFLAKAEAGARWCQTQPIYDLEVLERFFARTRPPIPVVVGLLPLHSSRHAEFLHNEVPGITIPDAVRGRMREAGERGLRVGIETAQELVRHLRGHYAGAYLMPSFGRFEVVAEVLDALQ
- a CDS encoding uroporphyrinogen decarboxylase family protein, with product MIDTKTADRELQTYIRPQTFPVAIRMLKPGEPIPERAKRPARDFKKLSMSCQVIDMSRRYGWMIALTREDHICSLGITAIGFDRPLPIYNVGTLCEGMYTETKEAGQRSEAAIDKFSPGEYETLLVAPLDRATFEPHVVCIYANPAQVMRLTQAALWKRGGRLASSFEGRAVCADIIVTTMQTGEPQVILPCSGDRIFGQTQDHEMAFSIPWARMEEIVEGLRGTHNGGIRYPITQFMEYEARLPPRYMEVNRLWDVEKGKASLTNRDRVVAAYKRSFADRVPVYPIVASFAGTLDGLSIEEYCTSPTKAITAMMNYYERYQPDVVLAYNDLAKEAEAFGCKVKYSDYVVPSIEGHVLEDKANLAALRMPDPYKTARLPGFIEQCEALVKAAPPAAMGAVAVGPWTIAMLLRNPEMMLLDTFEDPKFIHDLMRVTTDFCKVWGDAIAKTKIGLSFSEPTASISLISPDNYREFIAPYHKELVEYFKAKKVGLTTHICGTTYPIFEDIIGCGFTTVSFDLDQQSDPKLHVDQLERFVEMVKGRAVAIGNVDATRFEKSTKEEMEADVRRCIDAAAKHSGFILSTSCEIPPRSSPEIVKWFMDAAHDFGRYERVLG